A window of Candidatus Pantoea floridensis contains these coding sequences:
- a CDS encoding FUSC family protein, producing the protein MNFQWLAWQNLPWIKATGGEWRYALRNAIAMCLALTIAYALQLDEPYWAMTSAAVVSFPTVGGAISKSLGRIVGSLLGASAALLIAGHTLNEPWLFAFFMAGWLAFCTWIANHYQNNVAYAFSLAGYTAAIIAFSSVNITDVTQLWDIAQARVCEVISGILCAGLMMMILPSTSDGSALMSSLRQMHARLLDHAVLLLQQGSTDNVRTAHENVISQILTMNLLRIQAFWSHYRFRRQNNVLNYVLHQQLRLTSVLSSLRRMLLNWPDAPPELYNAMSQLLQELAAPQCDKYRLALILRGITPPATGDFRQRAFVQRLRYFCWVYLNVNRWIRLIERADADTRFQPPYAPSLARESDSAEAGWSALRTFSVIMLGCAFWIITQWDSGAAALTLTAIACVLYSSAPSPSGSVSLLLKTLLWLSVFSFVLQFGLMVQISALWQFLLVLFPLLITLQLFKLQQKKRAGMWGQFIVFMGSFIAVTNPPDWDFQSFLNDNLAKVCGVLLAWLAFQVLRPSSDARRSRRHIRALRHAFLDQLRRHPRLSESHFESQIYHHISQLSSSRDEQARVWLLRWGVVLLNCSHIVWQLREWQPASATLTQMRDSGLQDLQRIMSLRGVHHTALQATLDELETMINQLQRQPESEANTLAGILWRLRCSLAQLAQAVPD; encoded by the coding sequence ATGAATTTTCAGTGGCTGGCCTGGCAAAATTTACCCTGGATAAAAGCAACCGGTGGCGAGTGGCGCTACGCGTTGCGCAACGCTATTGCGATGTGCCTGGCATTGACCATCGCCTATGCGCTGCAACTTGACGAGCCTTATTGGGCGATGACCTCGGCGGCGGTAGTGAGTTTCCCCACCGTTGGCGGTGCGATCAGTAAAAGTTTGGGACGTATTGTCGGCAGCCTGCTTGGTGCCTCAGCGGCGTTGTTGATTGCCGGGCATACACTAAACGAACCCTGGCTATTTGCCTTTTTCATGGCCGGCTGGCTGGCATTTTGCACCTGGATTGCCAATCACTACCAAAATAACGTCGCTTATGCGTTCTCGCTGGCGGGCTACACCGCCGCTATTATTGCCTTTAGCAGCGTAAATATCACCGACGTGACCCAGCTGTGGGATATCGCCCAGGCGCGTGTCTGTGAAGTCATCTCAGGCATTCTGTGCGCCGGACTCATGATGATGATTCTGCCCAGCACGTCTGATGGCAGCGCACTGATGAGTTCGCTGCGCCAGATGCATGCGCGCCTGCTGGATCATGCGGTGCTGCTATTGCAGCAGGGCAGCACCGATAACGTCCGTACCGCGCATGAGAATGTCATCAGTCAGATTTTGACGATGAACCTGCTGCGTATCCAGGCATTCTGGAGTCATTACCGCTTCCGCCGGCAGAACAACGTGCTGAACTATGTGCTTCATCAGCAACTGCGACTTACCAGCGTCCTTTCCAGTCTGCGCCGGATGCTGCTGAACTGGCCCGATGCGCCACCGGAACTCTACAATGCGATGTCTCAGCTGTTGCAAGAGCTCGCCGCACCGCAGTGTGATAAGTACCGGCTGGCGCTGATCCTGCGCGGCATTACGCCGCCCGCGACCGGCGATTTTCGCCAGCGCGCCTTTGTACAGCGCCTGCGCTATTTCTGCTGGGTATACCTCAATGTAAATCGCTGGATTCGTTTGATTGAACGCGCCGACGCTGATACCCGCTTCCAGCCGCCATATGCCCCTTCGCTGGCGCGCGAGAGTGACAGCGCAGAAGCCGGCTGGAGCGCATTACGCACTTTTAGCGTGATCATGCTCGGCTGTGCCTTTTGGATCATCACCCAGTGGGATTCAGGCGCTGCCGCGCTAACGCTGACGGCGATTGCTTGCGTGCTCTACTCCTCCGCGCCTTCGCCGAGTGGTAGCGTATCGCTTCTGCTGAAAACCTTGCTATGGCTATCCGTGTTTAGCTTTGTGCTGCAGTTTGGCCTGATGGTACAGATTAGCGCGCTGTGGCAATTTTTACTGGTGCTCTTCCCGCTGCTCATCACTTTGCAGTTATTCAAATTGCAGCAGAAGAAGCGCGCAGGCATGTGGGGGCAATTTATTGTTTTTATGGGATCGTTTATTGCCGTTACCAATCCGCCGGATTGGGATTTTCAAAGCTTCCTGAATGATAATCTGGCCAAAGTGTGCGGGGTATTATTAGCGTGGTTAGCCTTTCAGGTATTGCGTCCCAGTTCCGATGCACGCCGCAGCCGTCGCCATATTCGCGCCCTGCGTCATGCCTTCCTCGATCAGTTACGTCGCCATCCACGGCTGAGTGAAAGCCATTTTGAATCGCAGATTTATCACCACATTAGTCAGCTAAGCAGTAGCCGCGATGAGCAGGCACGAGTCTGGCTGTTGCGCTGGGGCGTGGTGCTGCTGAACTGTTCGCACATTGTCTGGCAACTCCGCGAATGGCAGCCCGCATCCGCGACCTTAACTCAGATGCGCGATAGCGGCCTGCAGGATTTACAGCGCATTATGAGCCTGCGTGGCGTACATCACACTGCGTTACAAGCCACGCTGGATGAGTTGGAAACGATGATTAATCAGCTTCAACGGCAGCCGGAGAGCGAAGCCAACACTCTGGCCGGTATTTTGTGGCGGCTGCGCTGTTCACTTGCACAGTTAGCGCAGGCAGTACCGGATTGA
- the sodC gene encoding superoxide dismutase family protein produces MKKTLIVMLALACAAGAQAASEEVTLHQTTAQGIGAAIGKVTISETPYGLQFTPALTGLKPGIHGFHVHAKGSCEPGESDGKTVAAGAAGGHLDPQNSGKHLGPYADGHLGDLPALFVTDDGKADYPVVAPRIKSLSEIKGKALMVHVGGDNHADHPQPLGGGGARFACGVI; encoded by the coding sequence ATGAAGAAAACCCTGATTGTTATGCTTGCTCTGGCCTGCGCCGCTGGCGCGCAAGCTGCCTCTGAAGAAGTCACGCTGCATCAAACCACGGCGCAAGGCATTGGCGCGGCCATAGGTAAAGTCACCATTAGCGAAACACCCTATGGTCTGCAATTTACGCCCGCCTTAACCGGTCTGAAGCCGGGCATTCATGGTTTCCATGTGCACGCTAAAGGTAGCTGTGAACCGGGTGAGTCCGATGGCAAAACGGTAGCGGCTGGCGCGGCGGGAGGACACCTCGATCCGCAAAACAGCGGCAAACATCTTGGGCCGTATGCTGATGGGCATCTGGGCGATCTGCCCGCGCTGTTCGTCACGGATGATGGCAAAGCGGATTATCCCGTGGTTGCGCCACGCATCAAATCTCTCAGTGAAATCAAAGGTAAAGCGTTAATGGTGCACGTTGGCGGTGATAATCATGCCGACCATCCGCAACCGCTCGGCGGCGGCGGGGCACGTTTCGCCTGCGGCGTCATTTAA
- a CDS encoding aldo/keto reductase, protein MLQPQLIAPQGPSFSPLIAGYWRLMEWGMTPQQVVQFIEHHLSLGVTTVDHADIYGDYQCEAAFGAALRLAPGLREKLQIVTKCGIATRAKPEHRIGHYITEASHILHSAENSLRHFNTDYLDLLLIHRPDPLMDADDIAQAFVALHQSGKVRHFGVSNFTASQFTLLQSRLPFSLVTNQLEISPLEQTALLDGSLDQCQQGRIRPMAWSCLGGGRLFNDPHYQPLRDELEQVKQEIGARNIEQVVYAWVMKLPSRPLPIIGSGKTERVTEAVAASQLTLDRQQWFRIRKAAIGYDVP, encoded by the coding sequence ATGTTACAACCGCAACTAATTGCACCGCAGGGACCGTCTTTTTCACCGCTGATCGCGGGCTACTGGCGCTTGATGGAGTGGGGCATGACGCCACAGCAGGTCGTGCAATTCATTGAGCACCATCTTTCTCTCGGCGTCACCACCGTCGACCACGCCGACATTTATGGCGATTATCAGTGTGAAGCCGCCTTTGGCGCTGCGCTGCGGCTGGCGCCGGGATTACGCGAAAAACTGCAGATCGTCACCAAGTGCGGTATTGCAACGCGTGCAAAACCAGAACACCGCATCGGTCACTACATTACCGAAGCCAGCCATATTCTGCACAGTGCCGAAAACTCGCTGCGTCATTTCAATACTGATTACCTCGATCTCCTGCTCATTCACCGTCCCGATCCGTTGATGGACGCGGATGACATTGCCCAAGCCTTTGTTGCGCTGCATCAGAGCGGCAAGGTGCGCCATTTTGGCGTTTCTAATTTCACGGCTTCCCAATTCACACTGCTGCAATCGCGCTTACCTTTCAGTTTGGTCACCAACCAACTGGAAATTTCACCGCTGGAGCAAACGGCGCTGCTGGACGGTTCGCTCGATCAGTGCCAGCAGGGACGTATTCGCCCCATGGCATGGTCGTGCCTGGGCGGCGGCCGACTGTTTAACGATCCGCATTATCAACCGTTGCGTGATGAGCTTGAACAGGTGAAGCAGGAAATTGGCGCGCGCAATATCGAGCAGGTGGTGTATGCGTGGGTGATGAAACTGCCAAGTCGTCCACTGCCGATTATCGGCTCAGGTAAAACCGAACGCGTTACCGAAGCGGTGGCAGCAAGCCAGTTAACGCTTGATCGCCAACAGTGGTTCCGTATTCGTAAAGCCGCAATCGGCTACGATGTGCCCTGA